CTTTTCTGCCCCCCCACAAATTGCCCCGTTTCGGCTTTCAGGGTGTCCAAAGTGGGAGTCAGaagggccggacgcctgggccccccatgtggggggggggggctctgagaccagcccggacgcctggcccccccccccccccaatgcgtGGGGGCTCTGAggccggcccggacgcctgggccctcccatgtcgggggggggggggctctgagaCCAGCCCGGatgcctggccccccccccccccaatgcgtGGGGGCTCTGAGAccagcccggacacctgggccccccccccatgCGTGGGGGCTCTGAGAccagcccggacacctgggccccccccgtgTGGGGACTCTGAggccggcccggacgcctgggttcccGGTAGCCCCCCACGCCACCGACCCACATCCTGCCCACTGGAGAGCGCTGTCACGCCTGCGGCTggcaggacgggggggggggggggggcgggggccggacgcctgggcccctgccgcggcgggcgggggggtgACACGCTTCCCCACCGTGACTCATCGCTGCGGGGAACCAGGAGCCGGTTCGCACCTGCCTGGGACACGCaaggcgcccggacgcctgggtccccttggggggggggggacaggaaaaCTGGGCCCCCACGGGCAACAGGGGGCaacgggctggagcggggggtcCCCAGACACctggccccccggacgcctgggcccccggacacctgggcccccagaGGACAGCAGGGGGGTGTGAGCTGGAGCTgggggtccccggacgcctgggcccctggggacagcaggggggTGTGGGCTGGAGCGGgggtccccggacacctgggcccccggacgcctgggcccccggacacctgggcccccagaGGGCAGCAGGGGGGTGTGAGCTGGAGCgggggtccccggacgcctgggccccattgtgtgtggggggggtgtctgTGGGGTTAGACCTGGGTCAGAAGCTGACTTTGGGGTCCcttcccggccccagccccccctcccccagccggggggggcccaggcgtcctgcccctcCCCCCATCGGAAACacggggcgggcgggagggcggAGTGACGCCCCGGTTCGGGGAGGTGCGAAGCCgcaggcccggccctgccccccgccgcgggggggggggaggatgtaacgggcccccccggcccccagcccccaCCGCGCTGCACTCCGCCGGTGAGTacgcaggggcccaggcgtccgggagcctcgCGAGCCCCCCAGCGCCGCGCCGGgatgggggggcccaggcgtccgggggcctcatgattccccccccccccagggccacaCCGgatgggggggcccaggcgtccgggggcctcatgattcccccccccccagggccacaCCAGgatggggggggcccaggcgtccgggggcctcCGTCCCTCCAGCCCCGTCCCTGCCGCGTGTCCTCGTGCCCCGTCCCCCATCTCTGTCCCCAGCGCTGTCTCCATGTCCCCTCCCCATGTCCGTGTCCTGGTCCCCATCCCCACGTTCCCCATGGCCCTGTCCCCACTTCCAGGTCCCCACTTCCAGGTCCCCATGCCCATGTCCCAGTGCCCACGTCCCCCTCCTCTGTCTCCTCATCCCACGTTCCCACCTCCATGTCCTTGTGCCCGTGTccccacctccatgtccccactcccatgtcccatgtccacGTCCCCACACCCAtgtcccacctccatgtccccctGGCAGGTCCTCACCTCCACGTCCCCACCTCCACATCCCACTCCTAtgtcccacctccatgtcccTACGCCCACGTCCCCACCTCCATGTCCCACCTCCACGTCCCCACCTCCACGTCCCACCTCCAcatcccatccccatgtccccacctcCATGTCCCATCCCCACCTCCACATCCACCTCCTTGTccccacctccatgtccccatcccacctccatgtcccccacTTCCATGTCCCCACTCCATCCATGTCCCCACTTCCATGTCCCACTCCCATGTCCCACCTccacgtccccatccccatgtcccacctccatgtccccatccccatgtccccatccccacgtccccacctCCACGTCCCCATCCCAtgtcccacctccatgtccccatccccacgtccccaacTCCACGTCCTTGTGCCCATGTCCCCACCTCCATGTCCCACTTCCATGTCCCACCTCCACATCCCCATGCCCAtgtcccacctccatgtccccctGGCAGGTCCCCACCTTCACGTCCCCACCTCCATGTCCCACTTCCATGCCCACTCCCATGTCCCACCTCAcgtcccccatccccatgtcccacctccatgtccccacctccatgtcccacctccatgtcccactcccatgtcccacctccacgtcccatccccatgtcccacctccatgtccccacTTCCATGTCCCACCTCAtgtcccatccccatgtccccacctccatgtccccatcccatgtcccacctccatgtcccatccccatgtcccacctccacgtccccatccccatgtcccacctCATGTCCCCACTTCCAtgtcccacctccatgtccccacCTCCACGTCCCCACCTCCACGTCCCATCCCCATGTCCTCACCTCCATGTCCCCACTTCCATGTCCCACTCCCATGTCCCACCTCCGCGTCCCCCCGGCAGGTCCCCACGTCCAGGTGCACCCACCGGCTCCCGCAGCGGCGGCCGCCTGCCGGCCATGCCGGCCGGTCCtcgctggcgctgctggcgctgctgttgctgctgctgcggtGCCGCCCGGGACGTCCCCACTGCCGCCGGGCCACGGGGCCGGCCTGCGCCGCCAGCCGCCCCCCCGTGCCGGGGGCCGACATGGTGGGCCGGGGGCTGGACATCACCACGCTGGGAGCTGGCGCCGGAGGGCGGCGGGGTGCTggcgcgggaggcggcgccggcgccgcggggcccctgcGTGCTCTGCGCCGACCCGCTGCGGCGCGGGCGGCTCTACCGGCTGCCGGCTCCGGTGGGCGGCTGGCAGCCGGGGCTCCGCTGCGCCCGGCCGGGCCACCGGCGGCCACGCAGAGGTCcacgctggggctgctgcggcaGGCGGCCACCGCCTGCGGCCAGCGGCTGGCGCCTGGGGCTTGGGGGCCGTCGtgcggccggcgccgcggcgccctGGCCATGGCCGGCTCCCACTCCCGCTGGCCGAGTTCGGCCTCCAGAGTCAGAGAAGGAGCGGGATGGACACCTACGTCTTCACCTCCGTCCACCTCGAGTGCGTCCGCTACCGGTGGGTGAGCTCCTCCGCCCTCCCTCCGTCCGTCCCTCCACCCCTCCTTCCatcctccttccatccttccctccatccatccaccttacctccatccatccctctgtcTACCTCGAGTGCGTCCACTACTGGTGAGCTCCTCCGTCCGCCCCCTCCGTCCGTCCCTCCACCCCTCCTTCCACACCTCCTTCCATCCTTTCCCTCCCGTCCTtaccctccatccctccctccatccttccctccatccatcccaccttacctccatccatccctctgtcCACCTCGAGTGCGTCCACTACCAGTGAGCTCCTCCGTCCGCCCCTCCGtccatccctccttccatccttccctccgtCCTtacctccatccctccctccatccttccctccatccatTCCTCCTtacctccatccatccctccgtCCACCTCGAGTGCGTCTGCCACCAGTGAGCTCCTCTGTCCGCCCCTACATCCGTCCTTCCAcccctccttccatccctccttccatccctccttccatccTCCCTACTTtgatccatccctccatccctccacccCGAGTCCGTCTGCCACCGGTGAGCTCCTCCATCCACTCCTCCATCTGTCCCTCCAcccctccttccatccctccttccatccatccttccttccatccctccatTCGTCCCGCCTTGCCTCGatccatccttccatccctctTCCATCCCGCCATCCATCCATCCCACCTTACCTCCGTCCATCCCTCCGTCCACCTCGAGTGCACCCACTACCGGTGAGCTCCTCCGTCCGCCCCTCCGTTCGTCCCTCCACCCCTCCTTCCATCCTTTCCTCTGTCCTtacctccatccctccttccatccctccctaCCTtgatccatccctccatccctccacctCGAGTCCGTCTGCCACCGGTGAGCTCCTCCATCCACTCCTCCATCTGTCCCTCCACCCCTCCTTCCATCCTTTCCCTCCGTCCTTACCACCATCCATCCCTCCGTCCACCTCGAGTCCGTCTGCCACTGGTGAGCTCCTCCGTCCGCCCCTCCATccgtccctccatccctccttccatcccGCCATCCCGCCATCCCTCCATCCGcccctccttccatccctccttccatccctccctccatccgtCCCACCTTACCTtgatccatccctccatccctccacctTGAGCGCGTCCACTACCGGTGAGCTCCTCCGTCCGCCCCTCCATCCATCCCTGCATCCCATCCACCCACAGACCCCAAACCCCCTCCCACAGCCCATAGCACCCCCTAGACCCCCATAGCACCCCTAGACCCCCTCCCacagccccatagcacccccagACCCCTGTAGATGCCCTCCTACAGCCTCATAGCACCCCCTAGAtccccacagcaccccatagacaccccatagcaccccatagcacccctagACTCCCTCCCACACCCCCATAGCACCCCCTAGACCCCCCTAGatccccatagcaccccatagacACCCCATAGCAACCCCCTAAAGCCCCTCCCACAGCCCCATAGCACCCTCTAGGCCCTTATAGCACCACCTAgacccccatagcaccccataaaCACCCCAAGACCCCCCTCCCACAGCCCCATAGCACCTCTAGACCCCCATAACACCGCTAGACCCCCCTCTCAtacccccatagcacccatagacccccatagcccccctagaccccccatagcacccctagACACCCTCCCAcacccccatagcaccccatagaccccccatagcacccctaaATGCCCTCCCACagcccatagcaccccatagaccccccatagcacccctaaATGCCCTCCCACAGCCCCATAACACCCCTAGaccccccatagcacccctagACCCCCTCCcacaccccatagcaccccatagacccccccatagcacccctagGCCCCCTCCCACACCCATAGCACCCCCTAGaccccccatagcacccctagACCCCCTCCCACACCCTTATAGCACCCCagacctcccatagcaccccataacACCCCCTAGaccccccatagcacccctagACCCCCTCCCAcacccccatagcaccccatagcaccccctagacacccccatagcaccccctagacccccatagccccccatagACACCCCCtagacccccccagcccccccatagccccccccatCCCTCCAGCCCCGCCGCCGTCTCCCCGCAGGCTGTGGGCCTCGCCGGAGGCGCGCGTGTCGCCCCACTTCGCGCGGGCGgtgcgggcgctgccgccgcgcttCGGGCCGGCCACGGCGGACGACTACGAGGAGCTGCTGGCGGCCTACGGCACCCACTACGTGCGGGCGGCGCAGCTGGGCGGGCGGCTGCGGGCCGTGACGGCCGTGCGGGCCTGCCGCGCCGCCCTCAACGGCACCGGCGCCCGCGAGGTGGCCGACTGCCTGGCGGCCGAGGCGGCCGTGGGCGGCCGTggtggcggcggccgcggcagcgGCGTCCTGGCGGCGACCTTCAGCGCCTGCCGCCGCGACCGGCGGCGCCACGCGGCGGGCGCCTCCTTCCACGAGGCCTTCCACGAGCGGCTGGTGGAGGTGgagggcggcggcgaggggcacGGCGACGTGCTCtacggcggccccgccgcccgcgccgcctggCTGCGGCAGCTGCCGGCCCTGCCGGGCCTGGTGCGGGCGACGCTGCGGCCGCTGCACACGCTGCTGCCGCGGGGAGACCCGCGCCGGGAGGCGCTGCGCCAGGCCGTGGGGCACTACGTGGCCTCGCGGGCCGTGCGGGGCAACTGCAGCGCCGCCTGCCCCCACCatggccctgccgccgccgctgccgccagcgTGGCCGCCGAGGTGGTCGCCGAGGCGGCCCCCGACATGGCTGCTGAGATGGCCGCCCGGATGGTCACCAAGATGGCCCCCAAGATGGCTGCCGAGATGGCCTCCAAGATGGCTGCCAAGATGACCCCCGAGATGACCGCCAAGATGGACCCCAAGATGGCCCCCAAGATGAATGCCAAGATGGCCCCCAAGATGACCTCCAAGATGGCCTCCAAGATGGCCCCCGAGATGACCTCCGAGATGACCTCCAAGATGACCTCCAAGATGGCCCCCGAGATGACCTCCAAGATGGCCTCCGAGATGACCTCCAAGATGGCCTCCAAGATGGCCTCCGAGATGACCTCCAAGATGGCCCCCGAGATGACCTCCAAGATGGCCTCCAAGATGGCCCCCAAGATGGCCGCCAAGAAGACGGCCGCCGAGATGGCTGCTGACGCCAGGACGGTTGCCAACGCGACCGCCCGCCTGGCCGCCAAGGTGGCCGCCGACCTGGCCCCCGAGATGGCCGCCGAGATGGCCGCCGAGGTGGCCGCCGCCCTGGCCCCCGAGATGGCCGCGGAGGCGGCCCCCGAGACGGCCGCCGGGACGCTCGCCGAGATAGCCGCCGAGGCGGCCGCCGAGACGGCCCTGGAGGCGGTGACGGAGGCGGCCGCGGAGGCGGTGGCCGAGATGGCCGCCGAGATGGCCGCCGAGGTGGCCCGCGGgacagccgccgccgccaccgccgccgagGTGGCCACCGCCATGACCGCCCGCGTGGCCGCCGGGATGGACGCCGCCACCGGCAGGGCCACCAAGCTGGCCGTCGCCAGGCTGGCCGCCGCCAAGACGAACGCCACCAAGATGGGTGCCGCCAAGACGATGGGCGCCGCCAAGACGATGGACGTCGCCAAGATGGTGGCCGAggcggcggcgtgcggctgcggcTGCGCGCCCAGCGCGGCGCGGACGGCCGAGTGCTGCGCGCGGCACCGCGGCGAGGCCCGGCTCTCCGTCACCGTGGCCTCGGCCCGGGGCCTGTGGGGCGACTACGGGTCGCGCACGGACGCCTACGTGCGCGTGGGCTTCGGCGACCGCTGGCTGCGCACCGCCACCGTGCCCGAGAACGACGCGCCGCGCTGGGCCGCCCACCTCGACTTCGGCGCCGTGGAGCTGCCGcccggcgcccggctccgcgtGGAGCTCTGGGACGAGGACAACGGCTGGGACGACGACCGGCTGGGCGCCTGCGAGCAGCCGCTGGCCGccggcccggggccccgcgccgccgtctGCTTCGCCCAGCGCGGCCGCCTCGACTACGCCTACGAGGTGGCCtgcgggccggggctgggggggcccctgTGCCGCCGCgacgccccccggccccccgccgggcccggcctccTGCGCGCCTCCCAatggccgcccggccccggcggcgggcccGTGCCCTGGCCCcaccggcagcagcagcagcaggaggaggaggaggaggacgacgacgacgacggcCCCGACTCGCCCGACCCCGAGGCCTTCCGGGGGCCCTGGCCGCCCCCCTACTTCGGGGAGGCCCCTCGGCAGACGGCGCCCGGCCACGGGGACGAGCTCCCGGGGGAAGCCTCCAGCCTCGGCAAGGGCTTGGTGGACCCCCCGGATCCATCGTCCACATCTAGGGAGGGTCCTCCAGACCCCCTGGATCCATCGTCCACATCTAGGGAGGCTCCTCCAGACCCCCTCGATCCATCGTCCACATCTAGGGAGGCTCCTCCAGACCCCCCGGATCCATCATCCACATCTAGGGAGGCTCCTCCAGACCCCCTGGATCCATCGTCCACATCTAGGGAGGCTCCTCCAGACCTCTCGGATCCATCGTCCGGCTCCGAAACCTCCACAGACCCCTTGGCTCCATCATCCAGCCTCAGGGAGACCTTCCTGGACCCCCTGGATCCATCATCCACATCTGGGGAGGCTCCTCCAGACCCCCTGGATCCATCGTCCAGCTCTGAGACCTGTGCAGACCCCATGGCTCCGTCATCCAGCCTCAGGGAGACCTTCCTGGACCCCCTGGATCCATCGTCCACATCTGGGCAGGGTCCTGCAGACCCCCCAGATCCATCATCCGGCTCTGAAACCCCCGCAGACCCCCTGGCTCCATGATCCGGCCTCGCGGAAGCCTTCCGGGACTCCCTGGATCCATCGTCCGGCCATGGGGAGGGTCCTCCAGCCCCACGTCCGGCCCCGGAAGGACACGGCGAGGCCGAGTCGGGAGTAAACGCTTCTTGCTGCAGCCTCCGGCCTCCGCGTcgtcttttgggggggggggggagcggacccaggcgtccgggtgagggaCGTGGGCTGGAGGAgacgggagggagggggcaggccggacgcctgggccccccccggacacctgggtccccatgcGACACCCGTGCTGGTGCCCAGgccgtggcccccccccccccgggtgcccctgccccacggcgtcccagcgcagcccc
This region of Apteryx mantelli isolate bAptMan1 chromosome 38, bAptMan1.hap1, whole genome shotgun sequence genomic DNA includes:
- the PRF1 gene encoding LOW QUALITY PROTEIN: perforin-1 (The sequence of the model RefSeq protein was modified relative to this genomic sequence to represent the inferred CDS: deleted 1 base in 1 codon); translated protein: MSHLHVPTSTSPPPRPIPMSSPPCPHFHVPLPCPTSASPRQVPTSRCTHRLPQRRPPAGHAGRSSLALLALLLLLLRCRPGRPHCRRATGPACAASRPPVPGADMVGRGLDITTWELAPEGGGVLAREAAPAPRGPCVLCADPLRRGRLYRLPAPVGGWQPGLRCSQRRSGMDTYVFTSVHLECVRYRLWASPEARVSPHFARAVRALPPRFGPATADDYEELLAAYGTHYVRAAQLGGRLRAVTAVRACRAALNGTGAREVADCLAAEAAVGGRGGGGRGSGVLAATFSACRRDRRRHAAGASFHEAFHERLVEVEGGGEGHGDVLYGGPAARAAWLRQLPALPGLVRATLRPLHTLLPRGDPRREALRQAVGHYVASRAVRGNCSAACPHHGPAAAAAASVAAEVVAEAAPDMAAEMAARMVTKMAPKMAAEMASKMAAKMTPEMTAKMDPKMAPKMNAKMAPKMTSKMASKMAPEMTSEMTSKMTSKMAPEMTSKMASEMTSKMASKMASEMTSKMAPEMTSKMASKMAPKMAAKKTAAEMAADARTVANATARLAAKVAADLAPEMAAEMAAEVAAALAPEMAAEAAPETAAGTLAEIAAEAAAETALEAVTEAAAEAVAEMAAEMAAEVARGTAAAATAAEVATAMTARVAAGMDAATGRATKLAVARLAAAKTNATKMGAAKTMGAAKTMDVAKMVAEAAACGCGCAPSAARTAECCARHRGEARLSVTVASARGLWGDYGSRTDAYVRVGFGDRWLRTATVPENDAPRWAAHLDFGAVELPPGARLRVELWDEDNGWDDDRLGACEQPLAAGPGPRAAVCFAQRGRLDYAYEVACGPGLGGPLCRRDAPRPPAGPGLLRASQWPPGPGGGPVPWPHRQQQQQEEEEEDDDDDGPDSPDPEAFRGPWPPPYFGEAPRQTAPGHGDELPGEASSLGKGLVDPPDPSSTSREGPPDPLDPSSTSREAPPDPLDPSSTSREAPPDPPDPSSTSREAPPDPLDPSSTSREAPPDLSDPSSGSETSTDPLAPSSSLRETFLDPLDPSSTSGEAPPDPLDPSSSSETCADPMAPSSSLRETFLDPLDPSSTSGQGPADPPDPSSGSETPADPLAP